In Halobaculum limi, one DNA window encodes the following:
- a CDS encoding cold-shock protein yields MAKGKVDFFNDTGGYGFIETDDADEDVFFHMEDVGGPDLEEGQEVEFDIEEAEKGPRAKNLQRL; encoded by the coding sequence ATGGCGAAAGGGAAGGTCGACTTCTTCAACGACACTGGCGGCTACGGTTTCATCGAGACTGACGACGCGGACGAGGACGTCTTCTTCCACATGGAGGACGTTGGCGGCCCCGACCTCGAAGAGGGTCAGGAGGTCGAGTTCGACATCGAGGAGGCCGAGAAAGGCCCCCGCGCGAAGAACCTGCAGCGCCTGTAA
- a CDS encoding EthD family reductase translates to MTKLAITLRRAEGTSFEEFKTYYLSEHAPLAADLPGLERYTVSFPADPASASYDAIAELHFPDGETMSEAFESELGREVTADAAEFADMDAAERVVQEEHVVVE, encoded by the coding sequence ATGACGAAACTCGCGATCACGCTTCGGCGTGCGGAAGGCACCTCGTTCGAGGAGTTCAAGACGTACTACCTGTCCGAACACGCGCCGCTCGCGGCCGACCTGCCGGGACTTGAGCGGTACACCGTATCGTTCCCCGCAGACCCGGCGTCGGCGTCGTACGACGCCATCGCGGAACTGCACTTTCCCGACGGCGAGACGATGTCCGAGGCGTTCGAGTCGGAGTTGGGGCGCGAGGTGACGGCCGATGCCGCCGAATTCGCCGATATGGACGCTGCCGAACGTGTCGTCCAAGAAGAACACGTCGTCGTTGAGTGA
- a CDS encoding formyltransferase family protein, with protein sequence MKVCLLVDGDTISEWQANALRHLLDNTNSEVTALVYDEHERSRTYAETLKRALKLREWAPIAVLNRTVAGPIPHHDPVPLSNLIEMDAVEHHHVDPKIIDGWKQEIPEDVAAAVGASADIGIRFGFGFIVGPILSAFEHGVLSYHHGDLREYRGQPMGFWEFVNGEDTAGVTVQQITEHLDAGRIAALKQVDISGEHTWEGVKRRLLDESADMLTTAVRAAAAGTIREPESLGPLYSHPTGRPVATFAARNAVGHVKEAIKT encoded by the coding sequence ATGAAGGTGTGTCTCCTCGTCGACGGGGACACGATCAGTGAGTGGCAGGCGAACGCCCTCAGACACCTCCTCGACAACACCAATTCGGAGGTGACAGCGCTCGTGTACGACGAACACGAGCGTTCGCGGACGTACGCCGAGACGCTGAAGCGGGCACTCAAACTCCGAGAGTGGGCGCCCATCGCCGTCCTCAACAGGACCGTCGCCGGACCGATTCCGCACCACGACCCGGTGCCGCTGTCGAATCTCATCGAGATGGACGCGGTCGAACACCATCACGTCGACCCGAAGATCATCGACGGGTGGAAACAAGAGATACCGGAGGACGTGGCTGCTGCTGTCGGTGCGAGCGCGGACATCGGGATCCGGTTCGGCTTCGGCTTCATCGTCGGACCGATACTCTCGGCGTTCGAGCACGGCGTCCTCAGCTATCATCACGGCGACCTCCGCGAGTATCGCGGCCAGCCGATGGGGTTCTGGGAGTTCGTCAACGGTGAGGACACCGCGGGCGTCACCGTCCAACAGATCACCGAACATCTCGACGCCGGACGCATCGCAGCGCTCAAGCAGGTCGACATCTCCGGCGAACACACCTGGGAAGGCGTCAAGCGACGGCTGCTCGACGAGTCTGCGGATATGCTGACGACGGCCGTCCGGGCCGCGGCGGCCGGGACGATCCGTGAACCGGAGTCGCTCGGGCCGCTGTACAGCCATCCCACTGGCCGCCCCGTCGCGACGTTCGCCGCCCGCAACGCGGTCGGGCACGTCAAGGAAGCGATCAAGACGTGA
- a CDS encoding DUF1330 domain-containing protein, with protein MDETVYVIAQVQVDDREAYQEEYLPTTIDRIEAHGGSLLVGADEAEVLEGEWDGNWTVVIEFPSATDATDFFEDEEYGEVVGVRHEAAAFSNIALVPSFDDSSS; from the coding sequence ATGGACGAGACAGTGTACGTCATCGCGCAGGTACAGGTCGACGACCGGGAGGCGTATCAGGAGGAGTATCTCCCGACGACAATCGACCGTATCGAAGCGCACGGGGGGAGTCTCCTCGTCGGGGCCGACGAGGCGGAAGTTTTGGAGGGCGAGTGGGACGGCAACTGGACGGTCGTTATCGAGTTTCCGTCAGCCACCGACGCGACCGACTTCTTCGAAGACGAGGAGTACGGCGAAGTCGTCGGAGTGCGTCACGAGGCGGCCGCGTTCAGCAACATCGCACTCGTACCGTCGTTCGACGATTCGTCATCATAG
- a CDS encoding DUF192 domain-containing protein, producing MAPARSRLLLVVAVVGMLVLTGCLGTLTSAANDGEYERTTVTVVDEGGTELGTADVRVADTYAKRYTGLSDTESLGPNEGMLFVHDSEGEYAYVMRDMDFPIDIVFIAANGTVTRIHNAELPPEGTSESDLQRYRGTGRYVLEVPYQWTNRTGVSVGDTVEIAGDY from the coding sequence ATGGCTCCTGCTCGCTCACGTCTGCTCCTCGTCGTCGCCGTCGTCGGGATGCTCGTGCTCACTGGCTGTCTCGGGACGCTCACGAGCGCCGCCAACGACGGCGAGTACGAGCGAACCACCGTCACCGTCGTCGACGAGGGAGGGACCGAACTGGGCACGGCAGACGTGCGCGTGGCCGACACGTACGCGAAACGGTATACGGGCCTCTCTGACACCGAGTCGCTCGGGCCGAACGAGGGAATGCTGTTCGTCCACGACAGCGAAGGCGAGTACGCGTACGTGATGCGGGACATGGACTTCCCCATCGATATAGTGTTCATCGCCGCCAACGGCACCGTCACTCGCATCCACAACGCCGAACTGCCGCCGGAGGGAACGAGCGAGTCGGACTTACAGCGGTACCGTGGAACCGGGAGATACGTCCTCGAAGTGCCGTACCAGTGGACCAATCGGACTGGCGTCAGCGTCGGCGACACCGTGGAGATAGCCGGCGACTACTGA
- a CDS encoding ABC transporter ATP-binding protein: MSHPSDEDDPFEDIREKTENPMKRLFSEYGFPNARFFGLGFFGSVAARILDLLPPLLLGLAIDAIFRNDRPFDLPLVPQGLLPAEPRGQFVFSIGVIAFAFFGGSVFHWIRNFGWNSFAQNIQHDIRTDTYDKMQRLNMDFFAEKQTGEMMSVLSNDVNRLERFLNDGMNSAFRLSVMVLGIASIMFWLNPRLALISLLPVPVIAVTTWKFIDVIQPKYADVRKTVGHLNSRLENNLGGIKVIKTFNTEGFESERVDDVSTDYYDANWDAITTRIKFFPALRVIAGVGFVITFGVGGFWVLGDAPLWLTGGNALTVGTFTTFILYTQRFIWPMAQFGSIINMYQRARASSARLFGLMDTPSRIVEDPAAEDLVVDDGEVVYDDVTFSYDDEEVIVDDITFDVDGGETLALVGPTGAGKSTVLKLLLRMYDVDDGSIEIDGQDIRDVTIPSLRQSLGYVSQDTFMFYGTVRDNIAYGTFDADDDEIVEAAKAAEAHKFIQNLPEGYDTEIGERGVKLSGGQRQRLSIARAILKDPEILVLDEATSDVDTETEMLIQRSIDRLTEDRTTFAIAHRLSTIKDADQIVVLEDGRIAERGSHEDLLGEDGLYAHLWGVQAGEIDELPQEFIDRAARRASRTEAEAEASDD; this comes from the coding sequence ATGAGTCATCCATCGGACGAGGACGACCCCTTCGAGGATATCCGTGAAAAAACGGAGAATCCGATGAAGCGGCTGTTCTCGGAGTACGGGTTTCCGAACGCCCGGTTCTTCGGTCTCGGGTTCTTCGGGAGCGTCGCGGCGCGGATTCTCGATCTGTTGCCGCCACTCCTCCTCGGTCTCGCTATCGACGCCATCTTCCGCAACGACCGACCGTTCGATCTGCCGTTAGTCCCGCAAGGGCTACTCCCGGCGGAGCCACGCGGCCAGTTCGTGTTCAGTATCGGCGTCATCGCGTTCGCCTTCTTCGGCGGGTCGGTGTTCCACTGGATCCGGAACTTCGGCTGGAACTCCTTCGCGCAGAACATCCAACACGACATCCGGACAGACACCTACGACAAGATGCAGCGGCTGAACATGGACTTCTTCGCCGAGAAACAGACCGGCGAGATGATGTCCGTGCTCTCGAACGACGTGAACCGACTGGAGCGGTTCCTCAACGACGGGATGAACTCCGCGTTCCGTCTGTCGGTGATGGTGCTCGGCATCGCGAGCATTATGTTCTGGCTGAACCCGCGATTGGCACTCATCTCGCTGCTTCCCGTACCCGTCATCGCGGTGACGACGTGGAAGTTCATCGACGTCATCCAGCCGAAGTACGCCGACGTGCGCAAGACGGTCGGCCACCTCAACTCGCGGCTGGAGAACAACCTCGGCGGCATCAAGGTCATCAAGACGTTCAACACCGAGGGCTTCGAGTCCGAGCGCGTCGACGACGTCTCTACCGACTACTACGACGCCAACTGGGACGCCATCACCACCCGGATCAAGTTCTTCCCTGCGCTTCGCGTCATCGCGGGCGTCGGCTTCGTCATCACGTTCGGCGTCGGCGGGTTCTGGGTGCTCGGGGACGCCCCGCTGTGGCTGACGGGCGGGAACGCGCTCACCGTCGGGACGTTCACGACGTTCATCCTCTACACCCAGCGGTTCATCTGGCCGATGGCGCAGTTTGGCTCCATCATCAATATGTACCAGCGCGCACGCGCCTCCAGCGCCCGCCTGTTCGGCCTGATGGACACCCCCTCGCGCATCGTCGAGGACCCCGCCGCCGAGGACCTCGTCGTCGACGACGGCGAGGTCGTCTACGACGACGTGACGTTCAGTTACGACGACGAGGAGGTCATCGTCGACGACATCACCTTCGACGTCGACGGCGGCGAGACGCTCGCGCTCGTCGGCCCCACCGGCGCAGGGAAGTCGACCGTCCTCAAACTCCTCTTGCGGATGTACGACGTCGACGACGGGAGCATCGAGATCGACGGCCAGGACATCCGCGACGTGACGATTCCGAGCCTCCGACAGTCGCTCGGCTACGTGAGTCAGGACACGTTCATGTTCTACGGGACGGTCCGCGACAACATCGCCTACGGCACCTTCGACGCGGACGACGACGAAATCGTCGAGGCGGCGAAGGCGGCGGAGGCGCACAAGTTCATTCAGAACCTGCCCGAAGGGTACGACACCGAGATCGGTGAGCGCGGCGTGAAACTCTCGGGCGGACAGCGCCAACGGCTCTCCATCGCCCGTGCGATCCTCAAGGATCCGGAGATCCTCGTCCTCGACGAGGCGACCTCCGACGTGGACACGGAGACGGAGATGCTCATCCAGCGCTCCATCGACCGCCTGACCGAAGACCGCACGACGTTCGCCATCGCCCACCGTCTGTCGACGATCAAGGACGCAGACCAGATCGTCGTGCTCGAAGACGGACGGATCGCCGAACGCGGCTCCCACGAGGACCTCCTGGGCGAGGACGGCCTCTACGCGCACCTGTGGGGCGTCCAAGCTGGTGAGATCGACGAACTCCCGCAGGAGTTCATCGACCGCGCAGCGCGGCGTGCTTCGCGCACCGAGGCGGAAGCGGAAGCAAGCGACGACTAA
- a CDS encoding phosphoglycerate kinase produces the protein MPSFRTIDDLPAEQRVLVRLDLNSPVEDGVVQDNRRFSRHAETVADLANAGHRVVLMAHQGRPGRDTFVSLEQHADILADHAGVDVDFVLDTFGEDAISAIRALDAGDVLLLENTRMTDDELPEKDPEEHAASDFVETLAPEFDAYVNDAYSAAHRKHASLVGFPLRLPGYAGRVMATEYEANTAIADREFDGNVTMVVGGTKATDVIGVMEALDEKVDQFLLGGVAGELFLRAAGYPVGEDVETDLFDEQWAANEETIRSVLEQRRDQVTLATDLAYEDPDGDRGEVAVDDVTEKTQSFLDVGTETVETYAPIIRDSEAVFVKGALGVFEDERFSVGTVGVLEAIAETDCFSVVGGGDTSRAITMYGMDEADFSHVSIAGGAYIRALTGEPLPAVELLVRSAEDGAAR, from the coding sequence ATGCCTTCCTTCCGCACCATCGACGACCTCCCCGCCGAGCAGCGCGTACTCGTCCGTCTCGACCTCAACTCGCCGGTCGAAGACGGCGTCGTGCAGGACAACCGCCGGTTCTCTCGTCACGCAGAGACGGTCGCAGACCTCGCGAATGCGGGTCACCGCGTCGTGCTGATGGCCCACCAGGGTCGCCCCGGCCGAGACACGTTCGTCTCGCTGGAGCAACACGCCGACATCCTCGCCGACCACGCGGGCGTGGACGTGGACTTCGTCCTGGACACGTTCGGTGAGGACGCGATCTCGGCCATCCGCGCGCTGGACGCGGGTGACGTCCTCCTCCTGGAGAACACCCGGATGACCGACGACGAGTTACCCGAGAAGGACCCGGAGGAACACGCCGCCAGCGACTTCGTCGAGACGCTCGCACCGGAGTTCGACGCCTACGTGAACGACGCGTACTCGGCGGCTCACCGGAAGCACGCCTCGTTAGTCGGCTTCCCGCTTCGCCTCCCGGGGTACGCGGGGCGCGTGATGGCGACGGAGTACGAGGCGAACACTGCCATCGCCGACCGCGAGTTCGACGGAAACGTGACGATGGTCGTCGGCGGGACGAAAGCCACCGACGTCATCGGCGTGATGGAGGCGCTCGACGAGAAGGTGGACCAGTTCTTGCTGGGCGGCGTCGCCGGCGAACTGTTCCTCCGCGCGGCCGGATACCCGGTCGGCGAGGATGTCGAGACCGACCTGTTCGACGAGCAGTGGGCGGCCAACGAGGAGACGATTCGCTCGGTGCTCGAACAGCGTCGTGATCAGGTGACGCTCGCTACGGACCTCGCGTACGAGGACCCCGACGGCGACCGCGGTGAGGTCGCAGTCGACGATGTCACCGAGAAGACGCAGTCGTTCCTCGACGTCGGCACCGAGACGGTCGAGACGTACGCGCCGATTATCCGCGACTCTGAGGCGGTGTTCGTGAAAGGCGCGCTCGGCGTGTTCGAGGACGAACGGTTCAGCGTCGGCACCGTCGGCGTGTTGGAGGCCATCGCCGAGACAGACTGCTTCTCCGTCGTCGGCGGCGGCGACACCTCTCGCGCGATCACGATGTACGGGATGGACGAGGCCGACTTCTCCCACGTCTCTATCGCCGGCGGCGCGTACATCCGCGCGCTCACCGGCGAACCGCTCCCGGCCGTCGAACTGTTAGTACGGAGTGCGGAAGACGGGGCTGCTCGCTAG
- a CDS encoding metallophosphoesterase — translation MLVGVVSDTHDNAQYVENAVGVFTDRAVDAVIHCGDIVAPFSATPFDGDWEFHAVRGNNDGEWALADTVESFGTYHGEFADLTLDGAEFAVYHGTSEPIVDALLASGAYDYVCRGHTHERVNEEREETVHLNPGGVPIPGREEEPAAFVVDTASEEVTVHDLG, via the coding sequence ATGCTCGTCGGCGTCGTCTCCGACACCCACGACAACGCACAGTACGTCGAGAACGCGGTCGGCGTGTTCACCGACCGCGCCGTCGACGCGGTTATCCACTGCGGCGACATCGTCGCGCCCTTCTCCGCGACGCCGTTCGACGGGGACTGGGAGTTCCACGCTGTCCGCGGCAACAACGACGGCGAGTGGGCACTCGCTGACACCGTCGAGTCGTTCGGCACCTACCACGGCGAGTTCGCGGACCTGACGCTCGACGGAGCCGAGTTCGCCGTCTATCACGGCACGAGTGAACCCATCGTCGACGCACTCCTCGCGAGCGGCGCGTACGACTACGTCTGTCGCGGGCACACCCACGAACGAGTCAACGAGGAACGCGAGGAGACGGTCCACCTCAACCCCGGCGGGGTACCGATTCCCGGCCGTGAGGAGGAGCCTGCGGCGTTCGTCGTCGACACGGCGAGCGAGGAAGTCACCGTCCACGACTTGGGCTGA
- a CDS encoding type II glyceraldehyde-3-phosphate dehydrogenase: protein MIQVGVNGYGTIGKRVADAVAAQPDMKLIGVAKTQPNYEAEAAVRKGYPLYAAIPERADRFHESGIDLAGEVEDMVMTADVIVDTTPSGIGAANRELYERYDTPAIFQGGEDADVADVSFNARSNYDLARPTDVRTARVVSCNTTGLSRLLAPLTEEYGVEKARVTLVRRGGDPGQTSRGPINDILPDPVSVPSHHGPDVNTIFPDVDIDTLGVKVPATLMHLHSVNITLEADPTAAEVRQLLANESRLFLVPEETGIDGTGKLKEFAMDTGRPRGDLWENCIWEDSVSMEGRDLYLFQSIHQESDVIPENIDAIRALLDWEDRETSMATTDETLGVGLESLFDGQRQRVVPRTDD from the coding sequence ATGATTCAGGTGGGCGTCAACGGCTACGGCACGATTGGGAAGCGCGTCGCCGACGCGGTGGCCGCACAGCCCGATATGAAACTGATCGGCGTGGCGAAGACTCAGCCGAACTACGAGGCGGAGGCGGCCGTCCGGAAGGGGTACCCGCTGTACGCGGCCATCCCCGAACGCGCCGACCGCTTCCACGAGTCGGGCATCGACCTCGCCGGCGAAGTCGAGGATATGGTGATGACCGCGGACGTCATCGTCGACACGACGCCCTCCGGCATCGGTGCGGCCAACCGCGAACTGTACGAACGCTACGACACGCCCGCCATCTTCCAGGGAGGAGAAGACGCAGACGTCGCCGACGTGAGTTTCAACGCCCGCTCGAACTACGACCTCGCGCGCCCGACGGACGTTCGAACCGCCCGCGTCGTCTCGTGTAACACGACCGGACTCTCACGGCTCCTCGCTCCGCTGACGGAGGAGTACGGCGTCGAGAAGGCTCGCGTCACGCTCGTCCGACGCGGCGGCGACCCCGGCCAGACCTCACGCGGTCCCATCAACGACATCCTCCCCGACCCCGTCTCGGTGCCCTCCCACCACGGCCCCGACGTGAACACCATCTTCCCCGACGTCGACATCGACACGCTGGGTGTGAAGGTGCCCGCGACGCTGATGCACCTCCACTCGGTCAACATCACGCTGGAGGCGGACCCGACCGCCGCCGAGGTGCGCCAGTTGCTCGCGAACGAGTCTCGCCTGTTCCTCGTGCCCGAAGAGACAGGCATCGACGGGACGGGGAAACTCAAGGAGTTCGCGATGGACACCGGCCGGCCACGGGGCGACCTCTGGGAGAACTGCATCTGGGAGGACTCCGTCTCGATGGAGGGCCGCGACCTCTATCTGTTCCAGTCCATCCACCAGGAGTCCGACGTCATCCCGGAGAACATCGACGCGATTCGCGCACTCCTCGACTGGGAGGACCGCGAGACGAGTATGGCGACGACCGACGAGACGCTCGGCGTCGGCCTTGAGTCGCTGTTCGACGGACAGCGTCAGCGGGTGGTCCCCCGCACCGACGACTGA
- a CDS encoding aminopeptidase: MDDDLRAAAETAIHQCLDLASDESLAVVTDDKRVDIGEALYEVASEVTSDASIVRYPPAAQHGEEPPAPVAAAMREADAFLAPTTKSLSHTRARGDATDAGARGATLPGITRDVFLTGLDADYEAIAQHCADVRAQVDDADEIRVTTDAGTDITFEPGSREFLSDTGDVSDAGSFSNLPAGEVFVSPENANGTYVVDGTMMPYGRLDGQELRFEVEDGFVTDISDDEVREQVETAAEEVGEDAYNLAELGIGTNVGVTELVGSVLLDEKAAGTVHIAIGDDAGIGGDTDAPLHLDGIVTDPTVYADGEEVTLPQP, from the coding sequence ATGGACGACGACCTTCGAGCGGCCGCGGAGACGGCGATCCACCAGTGTCTCGACCTCGCGAGCGACGAGTCGCTGGCGGTCGTCACCGACGACAAGCGCGTCGACATCGGCGAGGCCCTCTACGAGGTGGCTAGCGAGGTGACGAGCGACGCGAGCATCGTCCGCTACCCGCCGGCGGCCCAACACGGCGAAGAACCGCCCGCGCCGGTCGCAGCGGCGATGCGCGAGGCCGACGCCTTCCTCGCGCCGACGACGAAGAGCCTGAGCCACACTCGCGCCCGCGGCGACGCCACCGATGCCGGGGCACGCGGTGCGACCCTGCCGGGCATCACCCGCGACGTGTTCCTCACGGGTCTCGATGCCGACTACGAGGCTATCGCTCAGCACTGCGCCGACGTGCGCGCACAGGTCGACGACGCCGACGAGATTCGCGTGACCACCGACGCGGGCACGGACATCACGTTCGAACCTGGCTCGCGTGAGTTCCTCTCGGATACCGGCGACGTGAGCGACGCAGGGTCGTTCTCGAACCTCCCCGCTGGCGAGGTGTTCGTCAGCCCCGAGAACGCGAACGGCACCTACGTCGTCGACGGGACGATGATGCCGTACGGCCGCCTCGACGGCCAGGAACTCCGCTTCGAGGTCGAAGACGGCTTCGTCACCGACATCTCCGACGACGAGGTGCGCGAACAGGTCGAGACCGCCGCCGAGGAGGTCGGTGAGGACGCGTACAACCTCGCGGAACTGGGCATCGGGACGAACGTCGGCGTCACCGAACTGGTCGGGTCGGTCCTCCTCGACGAGAAGGCCGCCGGCACCGTCCACATCGCCATCGGCGACGACGCGGGCATCGGCGGCGACACCGACGCACCCCTCCACCTCGACGGCATCGTCACCGACCCGACGGTGTACGCAGACGGCGAGGAAGTGACGCTGCCACAGCCCTGA
- a CDS encoding DUF6653 family protein — protein sequence MTLTRRFADLDIFWERHANPKSGWSRFLSVPLLLVATYTRDRRLLAVTLGWILVNPVAFPRVDRESDTGPAWMTRVVDAERAWLRGEVTAGSWHRLNTLAGPVTAYALYAAYRRRPVRAALAGAVSMTLKVAFVWGLERRAAAAAASE from the coding sequence ATGACACTCACACGGCGGTTCGCGGACCTCGACATCTTTTGGGAGCGACACGCCAACCCCAAGAGCGGGTGGTCGCGGTTCCTGTCGGTCCCGCTTCTCCTCGTGGCGACGTACACGCGGGACCGTCGACTGCTCGCAGTGACGCTCGGGTGGATTCTCGTCAACCCCGTCGCGTTCCCCCGCGTCGACCGCGAGAGCGACACAGGCCCCGCGTGGATGACGCGCGTCGTCGACGCCGAACGCGCGTGGCTTCGCGGCGAGGTGACGGCGGGGTCGTGGCACCGGCTGAACACGCTCGCCGGTCCCGTCACGGCGTACGCGCTGTATGCGGCGTACCGCCGCCGGCCGGTTCGGGCGGCCCTGGCGGGTGCGGTGTCGATGACGTTGAAAGTCGCGTTCGTGTGGGGGCTCGAACGGCGTGCGGCCGCGGCCGCAGCGAGCGAGTAA
- a CDS encoding DUF7504 family protein — translation MSGSGTENGVGTHTESLSELSTADDAERSLSSKAELVLTPPGAQRRTALKRQAVSSFVAHPTVVEFTYQTDPVTMHERWRSDVGAPPCHMVVDASGTGEAPGPRVAADGGSFAAESAHPKDLTGLCMKWQDALQEARNHGNLFVTFDSVTALLQYVDLEEAYRFLHILVAGVHRAGARAQFYIDPKAHDDQTVSTVQGLFDAVKHVG, via the coding sequence ATGAGCGGGAGCGGGACAGAAAACGGGGTGGGGACCCACACGGAGTCGCTGAGCGAGCTGTCGACTGCCGACGACGCCGAGCGAAGTCTCTCGTCGAAGGCGGAACTCGTGTTGACACCGCCGGGGGCACAGCGACGGACGGCGCTCAAGCGACAGGCCGTGAGCAGTTTTGTCGCCCACCCGACGGTGGTCGAGTTCACGTACCAGACGGACCCGGTGACGATGCACGAACGCTGGCGGTCGGACGTCGGCGCACCGCCGTGTCATATGGTCGTCGACGCCTCCGGCACGGGCGAGGCGCCCGGTCCGCGGGTCGCCGCCGACGGCGGGTCGTTCGCGGCAGAGTCGGCACACCCGAAGGACCTCACCGGCCTGTGTATGAAGTGGCAGGACGCGCTACAGGAGGCACGCAACCACGGGAACCTCTTCGTGACGTTCGACTCCGTCACCGCCCTGTTGCAGTACGTCGACCTAGAGGAGGCGTACCGCTTCCTCCACATCCTCGTCGCGGGCGTCCACCGCGCCGGTGCACGAGCGCAGTTCTACATCGACCCGAAGGCCCACGACGACCAGACCGTCTCCACCGTGCAGGGCCTGTTCGACGCCGTGAAACACGTCGGCTGA